Proteins from a genomic interval of Nematostella vectensis chromosome 5, jaNemVect1.1, whole genome shotgun sequence:
- the LOC5508714 gene encoding lamin-L(I) codes for MATATKSPASSSSTPKTPVSSSRIMGSSPPGSAKFTRAQEKAELQHLNDRLATYIDRVKNLEQENSKLRSEVTVSRKTVEREVDSMKSLYETELADARRLLDETAKEKAKQQIESSKNSNDAQEFKNKFDKEAAARKKAEKELNDVRKLLHDKENQLTRRNQEALNLESVLRELQGECEELKDALKAAKYALEQETLTRVDLENRCQSLQEEQNFKKQMYDKELSDIRSQLKTVETKRVVVETDYKDKYEGLMAEKLQELREDYDSDARSFKEETELLYSSKFEELRIQRERDSEALAKLREENRNLSKSVDELSSQVHQLEAKNNALVSRVSDLQGLRAQDKEKHDNEILLRENEIAELRTSIDDALRDYEDLMGVKVALDMEITAYRKLLESEETRLEITPPASPVLGGSSSVSQTRRGNKRARTEETESTMTTTTTAEGAIQFTEADPDGKYIKIYNSGEKDEALGGWTIQRQVGTEDPSVYKFTPKYVLKSQSHVTVWSAQGGGTHKPPSDLVFKQLPSWGSGNEARTALVNAGGEEMATLLEEKVFQHYSTDVIDSGRRGRGRRDGEVAKGCAVM; via the exons ATGGCAACAGCGACCAAAAGTCCTGCTAGCTCATCTTCCACTCCAAAGACTCCGGTTTCTTCTTCTCGAATTATGGGCAGTTCACCGCCGGGTTCGGCGAAATTCACTCGAGCTCAGGAGAAAGCCGAACTACAACATCTGAACGATCGACTGGCTACATACATTGATCGCGTAAAAAACCTCGAACAAGAAAATAGCAAACTGAGGTCTGAAGTAACTGTATCGAGAAAGACGGTAGAAAGAGAGGTTGATTCCATGAAAAGCTTATATGAGACAGAGCTAGCCGACGCAAGAAGACTGCTTGATGAAACGGCCAAAGAGAAGGCTAAACAACAGATTGAGAGCAGTAAAAACTCAAACGACGCTCaagaatttaaaaataa GTTCGATAAAGAGGCTGCTGCAAGGAAGAAAGCTGAAAAGGAGCTGAATGACGTCCGGAAGCTTCTTCATGACAAGGAAAACCAACTGACCAGGCGGAACCAGGAAGCCTTGAATCTGGAGAGTGTGTTACGGGAGTTACAAGGAGAGTGCGAAGAGCTGAAAGATGCATTGAAGGCTGCTAAGTATGCACTTGAGCAGGAGACCTTGACGCGTGTAGACTTGGAGAACAGATGTCAGTCTCTCCAAGAAGAACAAAACTTTAAGAAACAGATGTATGACAAG GAACTTTCCGACATCCGTTCCCAGCTCAAGACAGTGGAGACTAAGCGTGTCGTCGTGGAGACGGACTACAAGGATAAGTACGAGGGCTTGATGGCAGAGAAGCTCCAAGAGCTAAGAGAAGACTATGACAGTGACGCCAGGTCCTTCAAGGAGGAGACAGAACTGCTGTACTCGTCCAAG TTTGAGGAACTTCGAATTCAGCGTGAGAGAGACAGTGAGGCCTTGGCCAAACTCAgagaagaaaacagaaacctctcAAAGTCTGTAGATGAACTAAGCTCACAAGTGCACCAGTTGGAGGCTAAG AACAATGCACTTGTTTCTCGTGTATCTGATCTCCAAGGTCTCCGTGCCCAAGACAAGGAGAAACATGACAATGAAATCTTACTAAGAGAAAACGAGATTGCAGAGCTGCGTACAAGCATTGATGATGCCCTGCGTGACTATGAAGACTTGATGGGTGTCAAGGTGGCCTTAGATATGGAAATCACCGCATACAGGAAACTCCTAGAGAGTGAAGAGACCAG GCTTGAGATTACCCCACCAGCTTCACCAGTACTAGGGGGATCCTCTTCGGTCAGTCAAACAAGGCGTGGTAATAAAAGGGCACGGACAGAGGAGACAGAGTCCACTATGACCACAACAACCACTGCCGAGGGGGCCATTCAATTTACAGAGGCTGACCCAGATGGAAAATATATAAAGATCTACAACAGTGGAGAGAAG GATGAGGCTTTGGGAGGTTGGACAATTCAGAGGCAAGTTGGGACAGAGGACCCAAGTGTCTACAAGTTCACTCCAAAATATGTTCTCAAATCTCAAAGCCATGTTACG GTATGGTCGGCACAAGGTGGTGGAACCCACAAGCCTCCCAGCGATCTGGTATTCAAGCAGCTGCCATCCTGGGGTAGTGGTAACGAGGCACGGACTGCTCTGGTGAATGCAGGCGGAGAG gaaatgGCCACACTTCTTGAAGAGAAAGTTTTCCAGCACTATAGCACTGATGTCATAGATAGTGGCCGTCGTGGACGTGGACGAAGAGAT ggagaagtcgcgAAAGGATGCGCTGTAATGTAG
- the LOC116615692 gene encoding methylmalonyl-CoA epimerase, mitochondrial, which yields MASRALFFARIIRSPISSRFNLFRLPLKDLRSISCSSALSCHHKESNDKLWQIGRLNHVAIAVPDLEKATHLYKTVFGAKVSESQDLPEHGVTTVFVNLGNTKIELLHPFGDKSPISGFLKKNANGGIHHVCIEVKNIGEAVKDLKAHNVRSLDPEPKIGAHGKPVVFLHPKDCGGVLVELEEE from the exons ATGGCTTCCAGGGCACTTTTCTTTGCACGCATTATCAGATCGCCTATTTCTTCGCGATTTAACCTGTTTAGACTCCCTCTAAAA GATTTGAGGTCGATTTCGTGTTCTTCTGCCCTCAGCTGTCATCATAAG GAGTCAAATGATAAGCTTTGGCAAATAGGAAGACTGAACCATGTGGCCATTGCTGTGCCTGATCTAG AAAAAGCTACACATCTTTACAAAACTGTATTTGGTGCAAAAGTCAGTGAGTCTCAG GACCTTCCTGAACATGGAGTAACCACAGTATTTGTAAACCTTGGCAACACCAAGATTGAG ctGCTGCACCCATTTGGAGACAAGAGTCCTATCAGTGGATTTCTAAAGAAGAATGCAAATGGAGGAATTCATCATGTTTGTATTGAG GTCAAGAACATTGGTGAAGCTGTGAAAGATCTTAAGGCTCATAATGTGCGATCCCTGGACCCTGAACCAAAG ATTGGAGCTcatgggaagcctgtggtatTTCTTCACCCAAAAGACTGTGGAGGAGTCTTAGTAGAGTTAGAGGAAGAATAG
- the LOC5508711 gene encoding calcium homeostasis modulator protein 5, protein MSAIQQLWTQLASFLGSAEVPLKSTIIGLVVYGAKEFFASVTFKCPSVHYKAYGYMYLFIPAAVLLCLSLMASDSFWACLTSCCPRRKKVRGAWYRARKPIFLGILLPISWLVIAFVDTQFYVCAVLGPKDIAMAKAITTAAKEAVSQDFLNAEAMSQMVAFILLLSLIACATIAITIIRLCKKVDPVINKDDLHKEEADYATKLFHEGLTPLIKGRAKGLVDDILKDAKEEDLSKLIKDGISRLADLYPAHGGHVMGEYKKDEAKLPRRVSPS, encoded by the exons ATGTCTGCCATACAACAGCTATGGACCCAACTCGCGAGTTTTCTTGGCTCCGCGGAGGTCCCCCTTAAGAGCACAATCATCGGGCTTGTAGTCTACGGCGCCAAAGAGTTCTTCGCTAGTGTCACCTTTAAATGCCCCTCTGTTCACTACAAGGCCTATGGTTATATGTACTTGTTTATTCCCGCCGCAGTTTTGCTTTGTCTCTCTCTCATGGCATCGGACTCTTTTTGGGCGTGCCTCACCAGCTGTTGTCCCAGAAGGAAGAAGGTTCGAGGCGCGTGGTACAGGGCAAGAAAGCCGATCTTTCTCGGAATCCTGCTGCCCATCTCGTGGTTGGTGATTGCTTTTGTTGACACGCAGTTTTACGTGTGCGCAGTTTTGGGGCCAAAAGATATAGCGATGGCCAAG GCAATCACAACAGCAGCAAAGGAAGCGGTCTCACAAGACTTCTTGAACGCAGAAGCCATGTCGCAGATGGTTGCTTTCATTCTGCTTCTATCGCTCATCGCGTGCGCTACAATTGCTATCACCATTATAAGGCTCTGTAAGAAGGTAGATCCTGTCATTAACAAAGACGACTTGCACAAGGAAGAGGCAGACTACGCCACGAAGCTCTTCCACGAAGGCCTAACGCCCTTGATCAAGGGGAGAGCCAAGGGGTTGGTCGATGATATCCTTAAAGATGCCAAGGAAGAGGATCTCTCAAAGTTGATCAAGGATGGGATCAGTCGATTGGCCGATTTATACCCAGCGCATGGCGGACATGTCATGGGGGAGTACAAAAAAGACGAAGCGAAACTACCTAGGAGGGTCTCTCCGAGCTGA
- the LOC5508708 gene encoding uncharacterized protein LOC5508708 → MSATKLLGGAFASYFGAEAVPHLGSTIEAVTGLEIHVAKEFFASVNFKCPSVHYKAYGYMYLFIPAAVLFCLALWARKSSFLNILLPVSWLMYAFIDTTYYVCATLGPKDIAMAKANTTEAKEAVLQDFADAEAMSQMVAFILLLSYIVCATIAISVIRLCKKAQDPKELDENNLDDAKEEDLNEKKQLAAAWSGDVIGERKEETNAEIKTQM, encoded by the exons ATGTCCGCCACAAAACTGTTGGGGGGTGCTTTTGCGAGTTATTTTGGCGCAGAGGCGGTTCCTCACCTCGGAAGCACAATCGAAGCAGTTACGGGGCTTGAAATCCACGTCGCCAAAGAGTTCTTTGCTAGCGTCAACTTTAAATGCCCCTCTGTTCACTACAAGGCCTATGGCTACATGTACTTGTTCATTCCCGCCGCAGTCTTGTTTTGTCTTGCTTTGTGGGCGAGAAAGTCGAGTTTTCTAAACATTCTCCTGCCTGTTTCGTGGCTGATGTACGCTTTTATTGACACAACGTATTACGTGTGCGCAACGTTGGGGCCTAAAGATATAGCAATGGCTAAG GCAAACACAACAGAGGCTAAGGAAGCGGTCTTACAAGACTTTGCGGACGCGGAAGCCATGTCGCAAATGGTTGCTTTCATACTGCTTCTATCGTATATCGTATGCGCTACAATTGCTATCAGCGTAATAAGGCTCTGCAAGAAAGCACAAGATCCCAAGGAATTGGACGAAAATAACCTTGACGATGCCAAGGAAGAAGATCTCAATGAGAAAAAGCAACTGGCCGCGGCGTGGAGTGGCGACGTGATAGGTGAGAGGAAAGAAGAAACAAACGCAGAGATCAAAACCCAAATGTGA
- the LOC5508725 gene encoding uncharacterized protein LOC5508725 isoform X1 codes for MKILPLGFASVLCVVVLTEKASYVQSLSCECTSMGNDCLPSKVFVNKRVTECKSDYNTSCFVVYQRKSSTPDRLKPTYKGCTTAEKGCERKVKRCGPSNALKLDNSGGRYICCCDTDYCNMDINAKRSQLPNRSKAIENALAPTTTTLAKNQYRTQEETKQVTTRRPQPSVVAEGLVRNTANCSTDTAEDHKHYVAVTVNHDILAVILLSASLPLTALLLIVAAVAIYMRWRKAITAVQEFEAVKLTKVTPLQSHKFNAPGGIKRMMSEQKVVHFNLNQPDSPCGARGAMGSPDRESNV; via the exons ATGAAAATTCTACCGTTGGGGTTTGCATCCGTTCTCTGTGTAGTCGTTCTGACTGAGAAGGCTTCTTATG TCCAGAGTCTCTCTTGTGAATGCACGAGTATGGGAAACGACTGCCTTCCTTCCAAAGTCTTCGTTAACAAGCGAGTAACAGAGTGCAAGTCGGATTACAACACGAGCTGTTTTGTCGTTTACCAGAGAAAGAGCTCCACCCCAGATCGGCTAAAACCTACTTATAAAGGCTGCACAACGGCAGAGAAGGGCTGTGAACGCAAAGTAAAACG ATGTGGTCCCTCAAATGCTTTGAAACTCGACAACTCCGGAGGTAGATACATTTGCTGTTGTGATACGGACTACTGTAACATGGACATCAATGCGAAAC GGTCCCAGCTCCCTAACAGATCTAAAGCTATCGAAAACGCGCTTGCGCCGACTACTACAACGCTGGCCAAAAATCAATACAGAACGCAGGAGGAGACAAAACAGGTGACAACTAGGCGGCCACAACCTTCAGTGGTCGCCGAGGGACTGGTGCGAAATACCGCAAATTGCTCCACAGATACTGCAG AAGATCACAAGCACTACGTAGCCGTGACTGTGAATCACGACATACTAGCAGTGATCTTGTTGTCAGCCTCACTCCCGCTTACTGCCCTGCTACTCATCGTCGCCGCTGTTGCTATTTATATGCGCTGGAGGAAAGCAATAACAG CCGTGCAGGAATTTGAAGCCGTAAAGCTGACCAAGGTCACACCCCTTCAGAGTCATAAATTCAACGCCCCTG gcggAATAAAACGAATGATGTCAGAGCAGAAGGTTGTTCATTTCAATCTAAACCAGCCCGACTCACCATGCGGCGCGCGAGGTGCGATGGGATCGCCAGACAGGGAATCGAACGTGTAG
- the LOC5508725 gene encoding uncharacterized protein LOC5508725 isoform X2, whose product MTVVIAGPSSPKASLGGSGRCGPSNALKLDNSGGRYICCCDTDYCNMDINAKRSQLPNRSKAIENALAPTTTTLAKNQYRTQEETKQVTTRRPQPSVVAEGLVRNTANCSTDTAEDHKHYVAVTVNHDILAVILLSASLPLTALLLIVAAVAIYMRWRKAITAVQEFEAVKLTKVTPLQSHKFNAPGGIKRMMSEQKVVHFNLNQPDSPCGARGAMGSPDRESNV is encoded by the exons ATGACTGTGGTCATTGCGGGCCCAAGCTCACCAAAGGCTTCCCTAGGAGGGTCGGGAAG ATGTGGTCCCTCAAATGCTTTGAAACTCGACAACTCCGGAGGTAGATACATTTGCTGTTGTGATACGGACTACTGTAACATGGACATCAATGCGAAAC GGTCCCAGCTCCCTAACAGATCTAAAGCTATCGAAAACGCGCTTGCGCCGACTACTACAACGCTGGCCAAAAATCAATACAGAACGCAGGAGGAGACAAAACAGGTGACAACTAGGCGGCCACAACCTTCAGTGGTCGCCGAGGGACTGGTGCGAAATACCGCAAATTGCTCCACAGATACTGCAG AAGATCACAAGCACTACGTAGCCGTGACTGTGAATCACGACATACTAGCAGTGATCTTGTTGTCAGCCTCACTCCCGCTTACTGCCCTGCTACTCATCGTCGCCGCTGTTGCTATTTATATGCGCTGGAGGAAAGCAATAACAG CCGTGCAGGAATTTGAAGCCGTAAAGCTGACCAAGGTCACACCCCTTCAGAGTCATAAATTCAACGCCCCTG gcggAATAAAACGAATGATGTCAGAGCAGAAGGTTGTTCATTTCAATCTAAACCAGCCCGACTCACCATGCGGCGCGCGAGGTGCGATGGGATCGCCAGACAGGGAATCGAACGTGTAG